A genomic window from Variovorax paradoxus includes:
- a CDS encoding dihydrodipicolinate synthase family protein: protein MPSIANYRGIIPAISCPFTADHRIDEPALRKLASWLAGHDGVVAIMTNGHTGEVFSLTPSERAEVTRIVADELRGRTPVISSIVCEGLAEAAEHARAAQAAGAVALDVMPPHHWLRFGFTPGHALQYFEAIHRAAPELDLVCHVYPAWTRASYSSQLLAELARLPYLQAFKVGQRDMNKYARDIQAIREADASKAILTCHDEYLLASMVQGVDGALVGFATFIPQLIIDLWNAVKAGDLKKAMAVQALITPLKDAVYGGGEPTGEAHARMKGGMFLAGVLDNATVRPPTEAPNAREMDALHAAVQQAGLSKR from the coding sequence ATGCCTTCCATCGCGAATTATCGCGGGATCATCCCCGCCATTTCCTGCCCCTTCACGGCCGACCACCGCATCGACGAGCCGGCGCTGCGCAAGCTGGCCTCGTGGCTCGCCGGCCATGACGGCGTGGTGGCGATCATGACCAATGGCCACACCGGCGAAGTGTTTTCGCTGACGCCTTCGGAGCGCGCCGAGGTGACGCGCATCGTCGCCGACGAGCTGCGCGGCCGCACGCCGGTGATTTCGTCGATCGTGTGCGAAGGCCTGGCCGAGGCCGCCGAGCATGCACGCGCCGCGCAGGCCGCCGGCGCGGTGGCGCTCGACGTGATGCCGCCACACCACTGGCTGCGCTTCGGCTTCACGCCCGGCCATGCGCTGCAGTACTTCGAGGCCATCCACCGCGCCGCGCCGGAGCTGGACCTGGTCTGCCACGTGTACCCGGCCTGGACGCGCGCCTCTTACTCGTCGCAGCTGCTGGCCGAGCTGGCGCGCCTGCCCTACCTGCAGGCCTTCAAGGTGGGCCAGCGCGACATGAACAAGTACGCCCGCGACATCCAGGCAATCCGCGAGGCCGACGCGTCGAAGGCCATCCTGACCTGCCACGACGAGTACCTGCTGGCCTCGATGGTGCAGGGCGTGGACGGCGCGCTGGTCGGCTTCGCGACCTTCATTCCGCAACTGATCATCGACCTGTGGAACGCGGTGAAGGCCGGCGACCTGAAGAAGGCGATGGCGGTGCAGGCGCTCATCACGCCGCTGAAAGACGCGGTGTACGGCGGCGGCGAGCCGACCGGCGAGGCGCATGCGCGCATGAAGGGCGGCATGTTCCTGGCCGGCGTGCTCGACAACGCCACCGTGCGCCCGCCGACGGAAGCGCCGAACGCGCGCGAGATGGATGCATTGCACGCCGCCGTGCAGCAGGCTGGCCTGTCGAAGCGCTGA
- a CDS encoding LysR family transcriptional regulator, translating into MGPGNRPLDLEWLEDFLALAESGNFSRAAQARSIAQPAFSRHIRSLEEWVGVDLFDRSGHPTALTAAGKRFQPLLQEVLADLEAARIKARAAHDLDAASLSFAATHVLSLTFFPRWLGSVESRLSMGPIQTVSDSSYACEDLMLQRRVQFVLCHGHAGAPGRLDDTGYPVQRLSEDVLVPVSAPDANGAPLHALGAGQSPSVLVYSDASGLGRIMRAMQDSEFGKDFAASLSIVFTAHHAALLRTMALEGRGLAWLPMSLVADDLRSGTLVDAGAGGWRVPVDIRLYRQQAHMAPVAEALWALVSEGASGA; encoded by the coding sequence ATGGGCCCCGGCAACCGACCCCTCGACCTCGAATGGCTGGAAGATTTCCTGGCCCTGGCCGAGTCCGGCAATTTCTCGCGTGCCGCGCAGGCGCGCTCCATTGCGCAGCCCGCCTTCAGCCGCCATATCCGATCGCTGGAGGAGTGGGTGGGGGTCGACCTGTTCGACCGCAGCGGGCACCCCACCGCGCTCACGGCGGCGGGCAAGCGCTTCCAGCCCCTGCTGCAGGAAGTGCTCGCCGATCTCGAAGCCGCCCGCATCAAGGCCCGCGCCGCGCACGACCTGGATGCCGCCAGCCTCAGCTTCGCCGCCACGCACGTGCTGTCGCTCACATTCTTTCCGCGCTGGCTGGGCAGCGTGGAGTCGCGCCTGAGCATGGGCCCGATCCAGACCGTTTCCGACAGCTCGTACGCCTGCGAAGACCTGATGCTGCAGCGCCGCGTGCAGTTCGTGCTGTGCCACGGACACGCAGGCGCGCCGGGGCGGCTCGACGACACCGGCTACCCCGTTCAGCGTTTGAGCGAAGACGTGCTGGTGCCCGTGAGCGCGCCCGATGCAAACGGCGCTCCGCTGCATGCGTTGGGCGCAGGCCAGTCGCCTTCCGTGCTGGTCTACAGCGATGCCTCAGGGCTGGGCCGGATCATGCGGGCCATGCAGGACAGCGAGTTCGGCAAGGACTTCGCCGCATCGCTGTCGATCGTCTTCACGGCCCACCATGCCGCGCTGCTGCGCACCATGGCACTTGAAGGCCGCGGCCTCGCATGGCTGCCGATGAGCCTGGTGGCTGATGACCTGCGCAGCGGCACGCTGGTCGATGCCGGCGCGGGCGGCTGGCGCGTGCCGGTGGACATCCGGCTGTATCGCCAGCAGGCGCACATGGCGCCGGTGGCGGAAGCGCTGTGGGCGCTGGTCAGCGAAGGCGCCTCAGGCGCCTGA
- a CDS encoding RraA family protein — protein sequence MPYKAIRKNPSAPQVAPAIIAALQDIPVAALSDNLHRNIGSVGLQPYHRPGHKTMAGTAVTVKTRGGDNLTPMRAFEFCRPGDVLVIDAGGDITNAVIGGILSFYTATIGTAGLVLDGAIRDVAEIRERDYPVYARGVNHRGPYKDGPGEINVPVSVGGMIVNPGDIVVGDQDGLLAFSPDEAELLIEKARAHLETEARTIQAMKEGRWDRSFLDALEARCAN from the coding sequence ATGCCCTACAAAGCCATCCGCAAGAACCCGTCGGCCCCGCAAGTGGCGCCGGCCATCATCGCCGCGCTGCAGGACATTCCGGTGGCCGCGCTCAGCGACAACCTGCACCGCAACATCGGCAGCGTCGGCCTGCAGCCCTACCACCGCCCCGGACACAAGACCATGGCGGGCACTGCCGTCACCGTGAAGACGCGCGGCGGCGACAACCTCACGCCGATGCGCGCCTTCGAGTTCTGCCGGCCCGGCGACGTGCTGGTGATCGACGCGGGCGGCGACATCACGAACGCCGTGATCGGCGGCATCCTGTCGTTCTATACCGCGACCATCGGCACCGCAGGCCTGGTGCTCGACGGCGCCATCCGCGACGTGGCCGAGATCCGCGAGCGCGACTACCCGGTGTACGCGCGCGGCGTGAACCATCGCGGCCCATATAAAGATGGCCCCGGCGAGATCAACGTGCCGGTGTCGGTCGGCGGCATGATCGTGAACCCGGGCGACATCGTGGTGGGCGACCAGGACGGGCTGCTCGCCTTCTCGCCCGACGAGGCTGAGCTGCTGATCGAGAAGGCCCGCGCGCACCTGGAAACGGAAGCGCGCACGATCCAGGCGATGAAGGAAGGCCGCTGGGACCGCTCCTTCCTCGACGCTCTCGAGGCACGCTGCGCGAATTGA
- a CDS encoding aspartate transaminase translates to MQATTSRIAARVRRIKPSPSTSAADRANELRRQGKSIVNLVVGEPDFDTPPHIRQAAAAAIERGATRYTLMAGTVELREAIVAKLERENGLRYAMNEIIATSGAKSAIYNAFAITLEPGDEVIIPAPYWVSYPDMVLACEGTPVTVACPESQGFKLAPAQLEAAITPRTRWLLINSPSNPTGASYTAAEYRALAEVLERHPHVMVMTDEIYEHIRFDGEPLPHILSVAPALRDRTLIVNGVSKTYAMTGWRIGYAAGPVDLIKALDTLLSQSTGNCCSVSQAAAAAALNGDQGFVAESVAVYKQRRDRTLALINDIPGLSCATPPGAFYLYINCGGLIGKTTPEGKRLNEDGDVVMYLLESEGVAVVAGTAYGLSPYFRLSIATSIETLEEGCTRIARAVAALR, encoded by the coding sequence ATGCAAGCCACTACCTCCCGCATTGCCGCCCGCGTGCGGCGCATCAAGCCCTCGCCCAGCACCTCGGCCGCCGACCGCGCCAACGAACTGCGCAGGCAGGGCAAGTCGATCGTGAACCTCGTGGTGGGCGAGCCCGACTTCGACACGCCGCCCCACATCCGCCAGGCCGCGGCCGCCGCCATCGAGCGCGGTGCCACGCGCTACACACTGATGGCGGGCACGGTGGAGCTGCGCGAAGCCATCGTCGCCAAGCTCGAACGCGAGAACGGCCTGCGCTACGCGATGAACGAGATCATTGCCACCAGCGGCGCGAAAAGTGCGATCTACAACGCCTTCGCGATCACGCTGGAGCCGGGCGACGAGGTGATCATTCCCGCACCCTACTGGGTGTCGTACCCCGACATGGTGCTCGCCTGCGAGGGCACGCCCGTTACCGTGGCCTGCCCCGAATCCCAGGGCTTCAAGCTCGCGCCCGCGCAGCTCGAGGCCGCCATCACACCGCGCACGCGCTGGCTGCTGATCAATTCGCCGAGCAACCCGACCGGCGCGAGCTACACGGCGGCCGAATACCGCGCGCTGGCCGAGGTACTGGAACGCCATCCGCACGTGATGGTGATGACCGACGAGATCTACGAGCACATCCGCTTCGACGGCGAGCCGCTGCCGCACATCCTTTCGGTGGCACCGGCCCTGCGCGATCGCACGCTGATCGTGAACGGCGTCTCCAAGACCTATGCGATGACCGGCTGGCGCATCGGCTATGCGGCCGGGCCGGTGGACCTGATCAAGGCGCTGGACACGCTGCTGTCGCAGTCCACCGGCAACTGCTGCTCGGTGAGCCAGGCAGCCGCGGCCGCGGCGCTGAACGGCGACCAGGGCTTCGTGGCCGAGAGCGTGGCCGTGTACAAGCAGCGGCGCGACCGCACGCTGGCACTCATCAACGACATTCCCGGCCTGAGCTGCGCCACGCCGCCCGGCGCCTTCTACCTGTACATCAACTGCGGCGGCCTCATCGGCAAGACCACGCCCGAGGGCAAGCGCCTGAACGAGGACGGCGACGTGGTGATGTACCTGCTCGAAAGCGAAGGCGTTGCCGTGGTCGCGGGCACTGCGTACGGCCTGTCGCCCTACTTCCGTCTTTCCATTGCCACGTCGATCGAGACGCTGGAAGAAGGCTGCACGCGCATCGCGCGTGCCGTGGCCGCACTGCGCTGA
- the nac gene encoding nitrogen assimilation transcriptional regulator NAC — MNLRRLKYFVKIVDIGSLTQAAEVLFIAQPALSQQLATLEGEVRQQLLVRTKRGVTPTEAGKVLYRHAQIILRQCEQARVDMEAAGEGLSGQVSVGLAPGTAASALSLPLLRTVRARHPGILLYLNENYGTTLSELIMNGRMDLAVLYGDKAIHGLTFLPLLKEPLFLVGPASMPAPSQPVKLADLRDIELFLPRPYNVVRKLVDAAFVRAGMVPRVVAEIESAFTLTAAIADGLGATILPASMAREVVASCGAWQFPIVDPVIEAPLALCQSDHLPLSEPAQAVKDILLELVVDLARTVASTPEPELAALS; from the coding sequence GTGAACCTGCGACGCCTCAAATATTTCGTGAAGATCGTGGACATCGGCAGCCTGACGCAGGCGGCCGAGGTCCTTTTCATCGCCCAGCCTGCGTTGAGCCAGCAACTGGCCACGCTCGAGGGCGAAGTGCGCCAGCAGCTGCTGGTGCGCACCAAGCGCGGCGTGACGCCCACCGAAGCCGGCAAGGTGCTGTACCGCCATGCGCAGATCATCCTGCGCCAGTGCGAGCAGGCCCGCGTCGACATGGAGGCTGCCGGCGAAGGGCTCTCGGGCCAGGTGTCGGTGGGGCTGGCACCCGGCACGGCCGCGTCGGCGCTGTCGCTGCCGCTGCTGCGCACCGTGCGCGCGCGCCACCCGGGCATCCTGCTCTACCTGAACGAGAACTACGGCACCACGCTGAGCGAGCTCATCATGAACGGCCGCATGGACCTGGCCGTGCTCTACGGCGACAAGGCCATCCATGGGCTCACCTTCCTGCCGCTGCTCAAGGAGCCGCTGTTCCTGGTCGGCCCCGCATCGATGCCGGCGCCCTCGCAGCCGGTGAAGCTGGCCGACCTGCGCGACATCGAACTCTTCCTGCCGCGCCCGTACAACGTGGTGCGCAAGCTGGTGGATGCGGCTTTCGTGCGCGCGGGCATGGTGCCGCGCGTGGTGGCGGAGATCGAATCGGCCTTTACCCTCACTGCGGCCATTGCCGACGGGCTGGGCGCCACCATCCTGCCGGCGTCGATGGCGCGCGAGGTGGTCGCGAGCTGCGGGGCCTGGCAATTCCCCATCGTCGACCCGGTCATCGAGGCGCCGCTGGCGCTGTGCCAGTCCGACCACCTGCCGCTGTCCGAACCCGCACAGGCGGTGAAAGACATCCTGCTCGAACTCGTGGTCGACCTGGCCCGCACCGTCGCATCGACGCCTGAACCCGAGCTCGCCGCCTTGTCTTGA
- a CDS encoding acetyl-CoA carboxylase biotin carboxyl carrier protein: protein MKQEQIKTLIDALAASDLAELEYSENGSTLRLVKLSALGVATAVRSPSAARKAPRQALEETTAVANAECLAPLFGVVHLQPAPGEPPFVQPGQAVEAGQLLCVIEAMKMFNEVRSDRAGTVQQVLVHSGQEVEAGQPLFRFG from the coding sequence ATGAAGCAGGAACAGATCAAGACGCTCATCGACGCTTTGGCCGCATCGGACCTGGCGGAACTGGAGTACAGCGAGAACGGCAGCACGCTGCGGCTGGTGAAGCTGTCGGCGCTGGGCGTCGCAACTGCCGTGCGAAGCCCGTCCGCTGCACGGAAGGCTCCGCGACAGGCTTTGGAAGAAACAACCGCGGTGGCCAACGCCGAATGCCTTGCACCGCTGTTCGGCGTGGTGCACCTGCAGCCCGCGCCCGGCGAGCCGCCCTTTGTGCAACCGGGGCAGGCTGTGGAAGCCGGCCAGCTGCTTTGCGTGATCGAGGCGATGAAGATGTTCAACGAAGTCCGCTCCGATCGTGCAGGCACCGTGCAGCAGGTGCTCGTGCATTCGGGCCAGGAAGTGGAAGCAGGGCAGCCCCTGTTCCGCTTCGGATGA
- the accC gene encoding acetyl-CoA carboxylase biotin carboxylase subunit has protein sequence MFDTVLIANRGEIALRIQRACRGLGLRTVAVYSEADRDAMYVAQADQALCIGPAAPRLSYLNQSAILFAAEVSGAQAIHPGYGFLSENAGFAARVEQAGLVFVGPSAACIRTMGDKVSAKRAMRKAGVPCVPGPDEALPDDPAAVLALARDIGYPVIVKAAGGGGGRGMRVVHEEAALLDAMALTREEARQAFGNPEVYIEKFLLHPRHVEIQVLADSHGNAVWLGSRDCSLQRRHQKVIEEAPAPGIDDALMAEVGERCAAACRQIGYCGVGTFEFLYEKGAFYFIEMNTRLQVEHPVTEMTTGIDIVQQQLRMALGERLSLAQADVRCQGHAIECRINAENPDTFAPAPGRITGWQVPGGFGVRVDSHAGAGYRVPPYYDSMIAKLIVHGDTRADALDRMRLALAETHVEGIATNVPLHRALLRDDGFAAGGVDIHHLERWLQQRSAA, from the coding sequence ATGTTCGACACCGTGCTCATTGCCAACCGGGGTGAAATCGCCTTGCGCATCCAGCGCGCCTGCCGGGGCCTTGGCCTGCGAACGGTAGCCGTGTATTCGGAGGCCGACCGCGACGCGATGTATGTCGCGCAGGCTGACCAGGCGCTGTGCATCGGGCCGGCCGCACCGCGCCTGAGCTACCTCAACCAGTCCGCCATCCTGTTTGCCGCCGAGGTGAGCGGCGCGCAGGCAATCCATCCCGGCTACGGCTTTCTCTCGGAGAACGCAGGCTTCGCCGCGCGCGTCGAGCAGGCCGGCCTCGTGTTCGTCGGGCCCAGCGCCGCGTGCATCCGCACCATGGGCGACAAGGTCTCGGCCAAGCGCGCGATGCGCAAGGCTGGCGTGCCCTGCGTGCCCGGTCCCGACGAGGCGCTGCCGGACGACCCGGCCGCAGTGCTGGCCCTGGCGCGCGACATCGGCTATCCGGTGATCGTGAAGGCCGCGGGCGGGGGCGGCGGGCGCGGCATGCGCGTGGTGCACGAAGAGGCCGCGCTGCTCGACGCCATGGCGCTCACGCGCGAGGAAGCGCGCCAGGCCTTCGGCAACCCTGAGGTCTACATCGAGAAGTTCTTGCTGCATCCGCGGCATGTCGAAATCCAGGTGCTGGCCGACAGCCACGGCAACGCCGTGTGGCTGGGCAGCCGCGACTGTTCGCTGCAGCGCCGTCACCAGAAGGTGATCGAGGAGGCGCCCGCGCCCGGCATCGACGACGCGCTGATGGCCGAGGTGGGCGAGCGCTGCGCGGCTGCGTGCCGGCAGATCGGCTACTGCGGCGTTGGCACCTTCGAATTCCTGTACGAGAAGGGCGCCTTCTATTTCATCGAGATGAACACGCGCCTGCAGGTCGAGCACCCCGTGACCGAGATGACCACCGGCATCGACATCGTGCAGCAGCAACTGCGCATGGCGCTCGGCGAGCGCCTGTCGCTCGCGCAGGCCGACGTGCGCTGCCAGGGCCACGCCATCGAGTGCCGCATCAATGCCGAGAACCCCGACACCTTCGCACCCGCGCCCGGTCGCATCACCGGCTGGCAGGTGCCCGGCGGCTTCGGCGTGCGCGTCGATTCGCACGCGGGCGCCGGCTACCGCGTACCGCCGTACTACGACTCGATGATCGCCAAGCTCATCGTGCACGGCGACACCCGCGCCGATGCGCTGGACCGCATGCGCCTGGCGCTGGCCGAGACGCATGTGGAAGGCATTGCCACCAACGTGCCGCTGCACCGCGCGCTGCTGCGCGACGACGGCTTTGCCGCCGGCGGCGTCGACATCCATCACCTCGAACGCTGGCTGCAGCAAAGGAGCGCGGCGTGA
- the pxpB gene encoding 5-oxoprolinase subunit PxpB has translation MNAQASRTEPSISLLGTTALLFEAPGDMNLPSQQRIWALAHEAESWPEVREAVPGMNNLMLTFTRAPRHLDALCARLCDAWSAATAVPREGRVVELPVVYGGEGGPHMADVMAHTGLSVEAIVELHSAPLYPVYALGSHPGYCYLGGMDPRIATPRRKTPVLSIPGGAVSIGGAQTGVSASAGPSGWNTIGSTSMVFFDPAQDPPAMLQPGDMIRFRVEGIVR, from the coding sequence GTGAACGCACAGGCATCCCGTACCGAACCGTCCATCAGCCTTCTGGGCACCACCGCGTTGCTGTTCGAAGCGCCCGGCGACATGAACCTGCCGTCGCAGCAGCGCATCTGGGCGCTGGCGCACGAAGCCGAGAGCTGGCCCGAAGTGCGCGAGGCCGTGCCGGGCATGAACAACCTGATGCTCACCTTCACGCGCGCGCCGCGCCACCTCGATGCGCTGTGCGCGCGCCTGTGCGACGCCTGGAGCGCTGCCACCGCCGTGCCGCGCGAAGGCCGCGTGGTCGAGCTCCCCGTGGTCTACGGTGGCGAGGGCGGCCCGCACATGGCCGACGTGATGGCGCATACGGGCCTGAGCGTCGAGGCCATCGTCGAGCTGCACAGTGCGCCGCTCTATCCGGTGTATGCGCTCGGCAGTCATCCCGGCTACTGCTACCTGGGCGGCATGGACCCGCGCATCGCCACGCCGCGTCGCAAGACGCCGGTGCTCAGCATCCCGGGCGGCGCGGTGTCGATCGGCGGTGCGCAGACGGGTGTGTCGGCATCGGCCGGCCCCAGCGGCTGGAACACCATCGGCAGCACCTCGATGGTGTTCTTCGATCCGGCGCAAGACCCGCCCGCCATGCTGCAGCCGGGCGACATGATCCGATTCCGCGTGGAGGGCATCGTCCGATGA
- a CDS encoding 5-oxoprolinase subunit C family protein, which yields MIEILSSAALATVQDLGRTGSLRWGVGTSGAMDNLALAAGNLLLGNALGAAAVEVPVFPFKVRFDEDCAFALTGADCAAKLDEQPLLPWWVHQARAGQVLTLGLPQGGAQRGSRAVLCVAGGIDVPEVLGSRSTQLRGAFGGHEGRALRRGDVLRAADAGNACRTGFGLVPPALALPLERDGVAAVRVLPAAEYLAFEPTSREAFWSGEWKITSQSDRYGYRLDGEALRPIAPMELRSHGIVPGVIQVPHNGQPIIQMRDAQPSGGYPKFGTVIEADMWRLGQAPIGSRMRFIETTWEEALDALDEVRAWLDKVARVVELHRGAPHV from the coding sequence ATGATCGAAATCCTTTCGTCCGCCGCGCTCGCCACCGTGCAGGACCTGGGCCGCACCGGCAGCCTGCGCTGGGGCGTCGGCACCTCGGGTGCCATGGACAACCTCGCGCTGGCCGCCGGCAACCTGCTGCTGGGCAATGCACTCGGTGCGGCTGCCGTCGAGGTGCCGGTGTTCCCGTTCAAGGTGCGCTTCGACGAAGACTGCGCCTTCGCACTGACCGGTGCCGACTGCGCCGCCAAGCTTGACGAGCAACCCCTGCTGCCCTGGTGGGTGCATCAGGCACGCGCCGGCCAGGTGCTCACGCTGGGCCTGCCGCAAGGCGGCGCGCAGCGCGGCAGCCGCGCAGTGCTGTGCGTGGCCGGCGGCATCGACGTGCCCGAGGTGCTGGGCTCGCGCAGCACCCAGCTGCGCGGCGCCTTCGGCGGCCACGAAGGGCGCGCACTGCGCCGCGGTGACGTGCTCCGCGCAGCCGATGCAGGCAATGCGTGCCGCACCGGCTTCGGCCTCGTGCCGCCCGCGCTCGCACTGCCGCTGGAGCGCGATGGCGTGGCGGCCGTGCGCGTGCTGCCCGCGGCCGAGTACCTGGCCTTCGAGCCGACTTCGCGCGAGGCCTTCTGGTCCGGCGAATGGAAAATCACCTCCCAGAGCGACCGCTACGGCTACCGGCTCGACGGCGAGGCACTGCGGCCCATCGCACCGATGGAACTGCGCTCGCACGGCATCGTGCCCGGCGTGATCCAGGTGCCGCACAACGGGCAGCCCATCATCCAGATGCGCGACGCCCAGCCTTCGGGCGGTTACCCCAAGTTCGGCACCGTGATCGAGGCCGACATGTGGCGCCTCGGCCAGGCGCCCATCGGCAGCCGCATGCGTTTCATCGAAACCACCTGGGAAGAGGCGCTGGATGCGCTCGACGAAGTGCGCGCTTGGCTCGACAAGGTGGCGCGTGTGGTGGAACTGCATCGGGGGGCGCCTCATGTGTGA
- a CDS encoding acetyl-CoA carboxylase biotin carboxyl carrier protein has protein sequence MFFARTPEKTDMQDTTLRTPQLAAWLAGTDIGLLELRTPEGTLRLGRQGDEIVELPDEEAEPELLNIHAPSLGVFLQSHPMATTSLVRIGQRVEAGQIVGLLKIGPLLLPVTAPQAGIVDNIHADDATAVGYGAPLFDLHPL, from the coding sequence GTGTTCTTCGCACGCACCCCGGAAAAAACTGACATGCAGGACACCACACTGCGCACTCCGCAACTCGCCGCCTGGCTGGCAGGCACCGATATAGGCCTGCTGGAACTGCGCACGCCAGAAGGCACCTTGCGCCTCGGCCGGCAGGGCGACGAAATCGTGGAGCTGCCGGATGAAGAAGCCGAGCCCGAGCTCCTGAATATCCACGCCCCTTCGCTCGGCGTATTCCTGCAAAGCCATCCAATGGCCACCACATCACTGGTGCGCATCGGCCAGCGCGTGGAAGCAGGCCAAATCGTCGGCCTGCTGAAGATCGGCCCGCTGCTGCTACCCGTGACGGCACCGCAAGCCGGCATCGTCGACAACATCCACGCGGACGATGCAACGGCCGTCGGCTACGGCGCACCGCTGTTCGACCTGCACCCCCTCTGA
- a CDS encoding LamB/YcsF family protein, which translates to MDIDLNADLGEGFGPWRMGEDEALLDIVSSANVACGFHAGDPVIMDRTVRMARQRGVDVGAHVGFPDLMGFGRRPMQIETKELVAYVLYQLSALEGMARTAGHRMTHMSFHGALGNMAAADAALAEPLVRAVADFDPSLTVSTSASRAIEGAAERCGLRVRTTFLADRACGDDGLLVPRKLPGAVIHERDTVLARVRQLLEEGTVTSSTGKKIPMRVHSILLHGDTPGAVDLARAVRGVVEKAGRVVPISRQST; encoded by the coding sequence ATGGACATCGATCTGAATGCAGACCTCGGCGAAGGCTTCGGCCCCTGGCGCATGGGCGAGGACGAAGCCCTGCTCGACATCGTCTCTTCCGCCAACGTGGCCTGCGGCTTCCACGCGGGCGATCCGGTCATCATGGACCGCACCGTGCGCATGGCGCGCCAGCGTGGTGTCGACGTGGGTGCGCACGTGGGCTTTCCCGACCTCATGGGCTTCGGCCGCCGGCCGATGCAGATAGAGACCAAGGAACTTGTGGCGTACGTGCTCTACCAGCTGAGCGCGCTGGAAGGCATGGCGCGCACCGCCGGCCACCGCATGACGCACATGAGCTTTCACGGAGCGCTCGGCAACATGGCCGCGGCCGACGCCGCGCTGGCCGAGCCGCTGGTGCGCGCCGTGGCCGACTTCGATCCCTCGCTCACCGTCAGCACATCGGCCAGCCGCGCCATCGAGGGTGCGGCCGAGCGCTGCGGCCTGCGCGTGCGCACCACCTTCCTGGCCGATCGCGCCTGCGGCGACGACGGCCTGCTCGTGCCGCGCAAGCTGCCCGGCGCGGTCATCCACGAGCGCGACACGGTGCTGGCGCGCGTGCGCCAGCTTCTCGAAGAAGGCACCGTCACCAGCAGCACCGGCAAGAAGATCCCGATGCGCGTGCATTCGATCCTGCTGCACGGCGACACGCCCGGCGCCGTCGACCTGGCCCGCGCCGTGCGTGGTGTGGTCGAGAAGGCGGGGCGCGTGGTGCCCATCTCCAGGCAATCGACCTGA
- a CDS encoding SDR family oxidoreductase yields MPFSDYKTALVTGASSGIGAAVVERLSKEGLKVHALARSADKLADLAARTGCIPHAIDVSDLAAVTRLAKEVEFDVLVNNAGVDRPGSILKADAEGIDLLVDVNLRAVLHLCRLVVPGMAVRDRGHVVNISSIAAAYNFGGNSTYHATKAAVSMLSRQLRIDCFGKRVRVTEICPGRVATDIFAHVHGDSEDTYKRFVEGYELPQAEDIANAIAFAIAAPIAVNVGHMEITPTLQVPGGLSTTRPETPRD; encoded by the coding sequence ATGCCGTTTTCCGACTACAAGACCGCGCTGGTGACCGGAGCCTCTTCAGGCATCGGCGCCGCCGTCGTCGAGCGCCTGAGCAAGGAAGGTCTGAAGGTCCATGCGCTGGCGCGCAGCGCCGACAAGCTGGCCGACCTGGCCGCGCGCACCGGCTGCATTCCGCACGCCATCGATGTGAGCGACCTCGCCGCCGTCACGCGCCTCGCGAAAGAAGTCGAGTTCGACGTGCTGGTCAACAACGCCGGCGTGGACCGCCCCGGCTCCATCCTCAAGGCCGACGCCGAGGGCATCGACCTGCTGGTGGACGTCAACCTGCGCGCCGTGCTGCACCTGTGCCGGCTCGTGGTGCCCGGCATGGCGGTGCGCGACCGCGGCCATGTGGTGAACATCAGCTCCATAGCCGCGGCCTACAACTTCGGCGGCAACAGCACCTACCACGCGACCAAGGCGGCCGTGAGCATGCTGTCGCGCCAGCTGCGCATCGACTGCTTCGGCAAGCGCGTGCGCGTCACCGAAATCTGCCCGGGCCGCGTGGCCACCGACATCTTCGCGCACGTGCACGGCGACTCCGAAGACACCTACAAGCGCTTCGTCGAAGGCTACGAACTGCCGCAGGCCGAAGACATCGCCAATGCCATCGCCTTCGCCATTGCCGCGCCCATCGCGGTGAACGTGGGCCACATGGAAATCACGCCCACGCTGCAGGTGCCCGGCGGCCTCTCGACCACGCGGCCGGAAACGCCGCGCGACTGA